Below is a genomic region from Sphingobacteriales bacterium.
GTAATCAAGGCTAAAGAATTGAAAATCAGCCCTAATGAACGATTATTTGCATTGATATACCTGCTTATTCTCATCACCGGTCTTGTCTTTTCTTTCACCCGGGCAGCATGGATGAGTGTGTTCGTAGCATTGGGATATTTAATCATTATTTTGTTGCGCATAAAATTTCATTATCAGCTTGGCCTGATGGTTTTATTAGCAATCTCACTCGTTTATTTTTGGCCATTGGTAAAAATGTATATGGCCAATACCAAATCTGTCTCTTCCGATGACCTGCGGGACCATCTGAAATCTGTTTCCAATATCTCGACAGATATCAGCAACACGGAGCGTATAAACCGTTGGGTATCAGCTATCAGGATGTACAAGGAAAGGCCTGTATTTGGTTTCGGGCCTGGCACATATATTTTCAAGTACGCACCTTATCAGCTGGCAAAAAACCGTACACCCATCAGCACTGATTTTGGAACGCTTGGAAATGCCCATAGCGAATATATCGGGCCTTTAAGCGAATCGGGTCTCCCGGGAATGCTGACCATGATCCTGCTCGTTTTGTTTGTTCTTTGGCGTGGAACCACCATTTTTTATCATGCTCCTACCAAAGAAATGCGTATCTGGGCTTTACTGATGACGCTAAGTTTGATAACATATTTTTCTCACGGTCTGGTCAACAATTTTCTCCATACCGACAAAGCTTCAGTTCCTTTCTGGGCATTCATTGCTGTCATTGTTGCACTGGATAGTTATTATTATAAGTCATTAAATACCAAAAAGTAATGAAAAATTTTACACTTTTATCCCTGAGTTTTCTGCTCTTCTTTGCCGGGAGCATTTCTCCCTATCAGATTTTCACTTCTGATGGACAAAAAACTGATTTTGAACAAATTGTTAATCAGGCAAAAGATTGTGATGTCGTCTTTTTCGGAGAATTGCACAACTCTGCCATTGCCCATTGGCTGCAGTATGAACTTACTAAATCATTGTTTGAATTAAAAGGGAATCAACTTGTACTTGGAGCCGAAATGTTTGAAGCAGACCAACAACTTCTGATGAACGAATATCTTGGCAATATTATTTCTGAAAGCAGTTTTGAAAAGGAAGCCCGTCTCTGGCCAAACTATCAAACTGACTATAAACCATTGGTACTGTTTGCAAAAGAAAAGAATTTGCCATTTATAGCCACCAATATTCCCAGACGATACGCCTCAGTGGTTGCCAAATACGGCCTCGATACCCTCGACAATCTACTGGATAAGGAAGCTAAAAAGTATATTGCCAGATTACCCATAGCATTTGACCCTGAATTGCCGGGCTATAAAAATATGGTTCATCAGGGAGGGGGACCAGGAATGAAGTATATCGCTCAGGCTCAGGCAATTAAAGATGCCACCATGGCCTACTTTATTGAAAAAAACCTGAAGAAAAACAGCATTTTTCTTCATTTCAACGGGGCTTACCATACCAACAATTATGAAGGAATTATCTGGTATCTGAAAAAACTTAAACCCGGTTTGAAAATTCTGACCATTACCACTGAAGAGCAGGAAAACATAGAGCAGCTTGAGCAAGACAAGCTCAAACTGGCTGATTTTATCATTGTTGTTAAAGAAAGCATGACTAAAACTCATTAAAATTCAAAGTCTTATGAAAAATAAAACCATCATTTACCTGTTTGTATTGTTGTTATTTGCCTCATGCGGAAAAAACAGGAAACGTCAGCATGATCTGGATGAAATCTCAAATATGAAAAAAGAATTTGAACAATCCATTGTTGCAGCAAATTATGATGTAAACAAAGCCAATAAACTTGTTGTCCTGTATGATCAATTCATTGAAGAATATCCCAAAGACAGTCTTATCCCCGAGATGATGATTGCAAAAGCCATTATTCAGGCATCTTATCTGGGTGAAACAAAAAATGCTGTCAGCGACCTTGTTCAAATCAGTGAAAAATTCCCAAAAAGTCCTCAGGCACCTCAGGGTCTCTTTTTAGCTGCTGATTTTTACCAGTCAAAACTGAAAGACTTTGATAATGCCCGAAAGTGTTATCAAAAGATGATAGAAGACTATCCTAAAGACCCGCTGACACCTCAGGCCAAAATACTATTGCAAAATCTTGGAAAGACTCCTGAAGAACTGCTCGAGATTATTTTACAGAAAAAAGGGCTGGAAGACATCTCACATGAATCAGTGACTCCTGAAAAAAAATAAATAACCATGAAAAAAGTACTGTTACTGGGTTCCGGAATGGTTGCCGGGCCTGTCATACGCTATTTGCTTGATCATCAATATTTTGTTACGATAGCAACTCCACTGGTCGATCGTGCCTATCACCTCGCTGGCGACAAAAGTAATTTTAATGTCGTTGACTGGACAATTGAAAAGGAAGAACTTTTGTCAAAGCTTGTAAAGGAACATGACCTGGTCATCAGTCTGATTCCTTATATTTATCACGTAAAGGTCGCACGTCAATGTATCCTGTACCGGAAGAATATGCTGACCACATCCTATGTCAGCCCGGAAATGAAATCACTTCACGATGAAGCAAAGAATGCAGGTATCATTATTCTGAATGAGTGCGGGCTTGACCCCGGTATCGACCACATGAGCGCCATGAAAATCATTGACCATGTTCATCAAAAGAAAGGCACTGTTGATGTTTTTTATTCTTACTGCGGAGCTTTACCAGCGCCTGAAAGTGCCGACAACCCATTTCGTTACCGCTTCTCATGGAGTCCGAGAGGGGTTTTACTTGCTGGTAAAAATTCAGCTCAATATGTCAGAAACGGTTATATGGTAAATATTTCACCGGAAAATCTTTTTAAAGATGTCAGGACTATTGATTTTCCGGAATTTGGACAGATGGAGGTTTATCCAAACCGTGATTCGTTGAGTTACATAGATTTATATGGTATTCATGAAGTTTGCTCGCTGATGAGGGGCACTATTCGCTATCCGGGTTGGTGCGAAATAATGGATGCTTTCAAAAAACTTAACCTTTTCTCTGATGTTGAAATAGATTCATCTGAATTAACATATCGTCAGTTTATTGCACGGCAGGCTGATTTGACGACTGATGAAAATTTAGAAAATAATCTTTGCACTTTTTTAGGGTTAAAAAACAATTCTCTGCCTTTAGAAGCTCTGAAATGGGTTGGATTTCTCGACAATGAACCGATAAATAAAGAAAAAACCACACCATTCGACATTACTGCCGATCTGATGATACCCAAAATGTTGCTGGAAGATCATGAAAGAGACATGGTTCAGATGATGCATTATTTTGAAGTTTCTTACCCTGACGGGAGCAAAGAAGTCATCAACTCAAGCATGCTTGTATATGGAGAACCCGGGAAAGACTCTGCTGTAGCTAAAACAGTTGCACTTCCTGCTGCCGTAGCATCCTGTTTAATTCTTGAAAACAAGATTTCTCTGAAAGGAGTTCATATCCCTATTTATCCTGAAATCTATCTTCCTGTTCTTGATAAGCTTGCTGAAATGGGAATCTGTCTTCAGGAAGAAAGCAAAACGCTCCCTTAGTTTTATGGTATGCTACTTGAATAAATGTTAGCTATGATTCAGCGTTTTACAGCATTTTTGTTATTTCTGGTTGTATTTTCCTTTCTTTCTTTCGCACAGGAAGAAGAGGACGAAAAATATTCGAGAGATATTCCTAACAAGGAAAAGAAAGCCGACATTTTAGACCGGATTCATTTCGGGGGAGGTGCAGGAGCTCAGTTTGGTGCAAGAACCTACATTCAGGTCGCACCTCAGGCCGGTTTCGATATTACCAAACGTTTTACAGGAGGCTTAGGCATCAATTATACCTACTACCGCTACAATCTGGATGTTATTTACGGCAGCGGTGGAATCTATCAATCCAGCATCTATGGCGGAACTACCTTTTTGAACTACCGTCTTTTTGAATCAGTACTACTCCATACTGAATATGAGGCCCTAAATTATGAATATTATGACAATACACTGCCGGGCTTTAACCGCAGATGGCTGGGAAGTTTTTTCATCGGAGGAGGCTACCGGCAATATTTCAATGAAGGCCGATCTTATATTCAGGTTTTACTTCTATATAATCTGAATTACCAACCTAATTCACCTTACTCCAGTCCTTTGGTGCCGAGGATTAGCATTTATTTTTAACCGGAAATTTTTATTGATTAACCAAAAATAAAAAAGCACCCTGATTTCAACAGGGTGCCTGATTTTCATTGGATTGTATCAGCTGCAACCCAGACTGTTTCCGCAATTCAAACATTTGTAACATGTTCCGTTTCTGACGGTAATATGTCCGCACAAATCGCACGGAGGTGCATCACCCATCATATTGCTCAGGTATCCTTCCTGAGGCTTATAGGCTTTGGCATCTTTTGTATTGGGAGTGGATGTCAATACAGGCTTTTGAATGTGTTCATGTTCATGACTTTCAATACTTTGTTGTGTTTCATTTGAAAGTGAAATGGTGGGGTTCTGTATTTGTTCCAGTGCTTCAGGTGGTACCTGAACAAGATCAGTACGGTTGAGATATTCAAAACCAAGGAGACGGAAAACGTAATCGATGATGGAGGTTGCATATTTAATATTTGGATGGTCAACATTTCCCGAAGGATCGAAGCGTGTGAAAGTAAATTTTTCCACATATTCTTCTAATGGGACTCCGTATTGAAGGCCAATCGATATGGCTATTGCAAATGAGTTGAGCATACTCCTGAAACTGGCTCCTTCTTTATGCATGTCAATAAACACCTCGCCAAGAGTTCCATCACTGTATTCGCCCGTCCTGACAAAAATGGTCTGACCTCCTATTTTTGCTTTCTGGGTAAATCCTTTTCTCTTGCTTGGCAATCTTTTCTTTTCAACTATTCTTGAAAGCTCACGTTTAAATTTGGTATCCTCAGTCTGTGCAATTAGCTTTTGGGCTGCCTGAAGGACCTGTTCCTGAGTAAGTTCATCGATTGAATACAGCCTTTCACCCTCTTTTGAAGAAGAATCGGTCTTTTTATCATCAGAAGTTGATGTCAGTGGCTGACTATATTTGCTTCCATCACGATATATGGAAATAGATTTAAGTCCAAGCTTCCACGACTGGTAATAACATTTATCAATTTCCTCGATGGTCGTTTCATTCGGGAAATTAACGGTTTTTGAAATAGCACCGGTAATAAACGGCTGTGCAGCTGCCATTTGACGGATGTGTCCCATCGGATGGATAAATCTTTTTCCGTTATATCCATTTTTGTTGGCTGTGTCAAATATTGGCAGGTGTTCTTCTTTCAAATGTGGTGCTCCTTCAATACTCAGATTTCCGCAAACAAACAAGGATGCGGCTGCTATTTCTTTATCGGTAAAGCCTAACTCTTTAAGCAAATGAAAATCTTTTCTTTCATATTTTTCCTTTGGAATACCAAGCTTCTCAATGAAATTAACTCCGAGTGTTCTTACACTTACAGCATCATGCAATGAATAAGAACCTTTCAGCTTAGCTTCCATTTCTTTAATATCTTCATAAGCGAGGCCGGCATTCAGGAGTGAACCATAATTTATGTAGGGTGCATCTTTAAAACTGCCTGTTCCAATGGTATATTTGACAATGTCATCAATTTCCTTCTCAGAATAACCCAGTCGTTTGAGCGCCACCGGAATGCTTTGGTTGATGATTTTTAAATTCCCGCCACCGGCAAGTTTTTTAAATTTCACCAGTGTAAAATCGGGCTCTATTCCGGTTGTGTCGCAGTCCATCACCAGTCCGATCGTACCTGTTGGTGCCAGAACCGTAACCTGAGCATTGCGAAAGCCATATTCTTCACCCATTTTCAAGGCATCATCCCACACCTGACATGCTGCTTTCAGCAGATAATCAGGGCAATAGCGAGGTTCAATCCCCTTCGGAATAACTTCAAGGCCTTCATATCCTTCGGTCAGATTGTTAGCGGCAAGACGATGATTTTTAATCACACGGAGAAAATGAGGTTTATTTTTCTCATATTCTTTAAACGGACCAAGAATTTTAGCCATTTCCGCAGAAGTAGTGTAGGCATGTCCTGTCAGTATGCTGGTTAGTGCTCCGGTCATAGCAAAAGCTTCCTCGCTGTCATACGGAATTCCACTGACCATCAGAAGTGAACCAAGGTTGGCATAACCCAGTCCTAAAGTTCGGTAGTCATACGAAAGCCTTGCTACTTCCTCCGAAGGAAACTGAGCCATTAAAACACTGATTTCCAACACGATAGTCCAAAGCCTGATGGCATATTTATATGCCTCCACATCGAAAATTCCTGTTTCCTCATTGTAAAATTTTCTCAGATTCAATGAAGCAAGGTTACAGGCAGTATTGTCGAGGAACATGTATTCCGAACATGGATTGGAGGCACGAATTCTTCCGCCCTCCGGACAAGTATGCCAGTCATTAATGGTAGTATCGAACTGGAGACCCGGATCGGCACAATTCCATGCAGCTTCTACGATTTGTTGCCACAACTGACGAGCCTTAATTTTTTTAATAACCCTGCCTGTGGTTCTTTCAGTGAGTTCCCAGTCTCTGTCTTCTTCGACTGCACGAATGAATTCGTTGGTTACTCTGACCGAATTGTTTGAATTTTGTCCGGAGATGGTTCTGTAAGCTTCTCCTTCATAATCTGCTGAATAACCGGCTTCAATGAGTGCTTTGACTTTTTTCTCTTCTTCGACTTTCCAGTTGATAAACTCTTCAATTTCAGGGTGATCGACATCGAGAATGACCATTTTGGCAGCTCTGCGGGTAGTTCCGCCTGATTTAATAGCTCCGGCAGCACGGTCTCCTACCTGTAAAAATGACATTAACCCACTGGATTGTCCACCACCGGAGAGCTTTTCATATTTGCTTCTCAGGTTGGAATAATTTGTACCGACTCCGGACCCATACTTGAAAATTCGTGCTTCACGCACCCACAAATCCATGATGCCTCCTTTGTTTACAAGGTCATCATCCACACTGAGAATAAAGCAGGCATGTGGCTGTGGCCTCTCATAAGCCGATTCCGATTTTTTCACTTCACCATCAAAAGGGTCAACATAATAATGACCCTGAGCATGTCCTTTTATACCGTAGCTGCGATACAATCCGGTATTGAACCACTGCGGTGAATTGGGGGAAGCAATCTGAGCCAGTAGCATATAAACTATTTCATCATAAAAAGCTTGTGCATCTTCGGCACTGTTGAAATAGCCATATTCTTCGCCCCAGCATTTCCAGTCATTTGCCATCCGGTGAACGACTTCCTTGATGGAAGTTTCGCGTCCGGTGGTTCCGTCTGGTCTTGGAACTCCTGCCTTACGGAAATATTTCTGAGCAAGGATATCGGTGGCTACCTGGCTCCAACCTGCAGGCACCTCGACATTTTTCATTTCAAATACAGTTTCGCCTTCTGAATTTTTAATCAAAGAATGCCGTAGCTCGTAGGTAAACTGGTCATAAGGTGAAATTCCTTTTTTTGTGTAAAATCTCTTAATTTCCAATCCTTCTTTTTTGCTGTAATCTTTTTTCATATCTGTTGACATTTATCTCCTGTTAATTTTTAAAGGTGAAAATCCCCCCACAAACCTAAGTTTACGTTTTATGTCAATGGAGAGAATTTCAGATTTAAAACAAAGCTAATTCGTGAAATAAAACCTTCGGAATAATATTTTCAACAGTTTCAACATTCATCTTAACACATTGTTTTTCAGTCGCATGAAAAAAAGTGTTAGTCTTTAATTAACTAATTCTGAAATCCTTATTAATTTTTGCGTGATGTTGATAAGTTTCTGTTAAAATCTGATTCTAAAAAAAGCTCTATCTTTGCACCTGAGAAGATTTCAGCCAGAATAATTATTATGACCTCCATTGCGAAACAAATATCTGAAAAAAAACAAAAATCTGAAAAACTCTTTGCATGGCTGATTGATCCTGACAAATTAAGCATTTCTTCATTACATGAGCAATT
It encodes:
- a CDS encoding O-antigen ligase family protein, which encodes MLFTILSLIFIGINILLLLNNYYWAAVFPLILIFIYLTIKYPDIVIYFVALATPLSYSFEFDDFNSVIVLPTEPLIILLTVLAWLRIMYSGIQDKRIWKHPVSIIIFLNLIWVLITSFTSTLPLVSFKFFASRLWYVTVFYLLGISIFKNLKSIKIFIWLFSSSLVVAVLFILYKHSHHFFTQEWSNKVTMPFFKDHTIYGAVLAFFIPILTGFVIKAKELKISPNERLFALIYLLILITGLVFSFTRAAWMSVFVALGYLIIILLRIKFHYQLGLMVLLAISLVYFWPLVKMYMANTKSVSSDDLRDHLKSVSNISTDISNTERINRWVSAIRMYKERPVFGFGPGTYIFKYAPYQLAKNRTPISTDFGTLGNAHSEYIGPLSESGLPGMLTMILLVLFVLWRGTTIFYHAPTKEMRIWALLMTLSLITYFSHGLVNNFLHTDKASVPFWAFIAVIVALDSYYYKSLNTKK
- a CDS encoding ChaN family lipoprotein, translating into MKNFTLLSLSFLLFFAGSISPYQIFTSDGQKTDFEQIVNQAKDCDVVFFGELHNSAIAHWLQYELTKSLFELKGNQLVLGAEMFEADQQLLMNEYLGNIISESSFEKEARLWPNYQTDYKPLVLFAKEKNLPFIATNIPRRYASVVAKYGLDTLDNLLDKEAKKYIARLPIAFDPELPGYKNMVHQGGGPGMKYIAQAQAIKDATMAYFIEKNLKKNSIFLHFNGAYHTNNYEGIIWYLKKLKPGLKILTITTEEQENIEQLEQDKLKLADFIIVVKESMTKTH
- a CDS encoding tetratricopeptide repeat protein, which produces MKNKTIIYLFVLLLFASCGKNRKRQHDLDEISNMKKEFEQSIVAANYDVNKANKLVVLYDQFIEEYPKDSLIPEMMIAKAIIQASYLGETKNAVSDLVQISEKFPKSPQAPQGLFLAADFYQSKLKDFDNARKCYQKMIEDYPKDPLTPQAKILLQNLGKTPEELLEIILQKKGLEDISHESVTPEKK
- a CDS encoding saccharopine dehydrogenase; protein product: MKKVLLLGSGMVAGPVIRYLLDHQYFVTIATPLVDRAYHLAGDKSNFNVVDWTIEKEELLSKLVKEHDLVISLIPYIYHVKVARQCILYRKNMLTTSYVSPEMKSLHDEAKNAGIIILNECGLDPGIDHMSAMKIIDHVHQKKGTVDVFYSYCGALPAPESADNPFRYRFSWSPRGVLLAGKNSAQYVRNGYMVNISPENLFKDVRTIDFPEFGQMEVYPNRDSLSYIDLYGIHEVCSLMRGTIRYPGWCEIMDAFKKLNLFSDVEIDSSELTYRQFIARQADLTTDENLENNLCTFLGLKNNSLPLEALKWVGFLDNEPINKEKTTPFDITADLMIPKMLLEDHERDMVQMMHYFEVSYPDGSKEVINSSMLVYGEPGKDSAVAKTVALPAAVASCLILENKISLKGVHIPIYPEIYLPVLDKLAEMGICLQEESKTLP
- a CDS encoding vitamin B12-dependent ribonucleotide reductase, yielding MKKDYSKKEGLEIKRFYTKKGISPYDQFTYELRHSLIKNSEGETVFEMKNVEVPAGWSQVATDILAQKYFRKAGVPRPDGTTGRETSIKEVVHRMANDWKCWGEEYGYFNSAEDAQAFYDEIVYMLLAQIASPNSPQWFNTGLYRSYGIKGHAQGHYYVDPFDGEVKKSESAYERPQPHACFILSVDDDLVNKGGIMDLWVREARIFKYGSGVGTNYSNLRSKYEKLSGGGQSSGLMSFLQVGDRAAGAIKSGGTTRRAAKMVILDVDHPEIEEFINWKVEEEKKVKALIEAGYSADYEGEAYRTISGQNSNNSVRVTNEFIRAVEEDRDWELTERTTGRVIKKIKARQLWQQIVEAAWNCADPGLQFDTTINDWHTCPEGGRIRASNPCSEYMFLDNTACNLASLNLRKFYNEETGIFDVEAYKYAIRLWTIVLEISVLMAQFPSEEVARLSYDYRTLGLGYANLGSLLMVSGIPYDSEEAFAMTGALTSILTGHAYTTSAEMAKILGPFKEYEKNKPHFLRVIKNHRLAANNLTEGYEGLEVIPKGIEPRYCPDYLLKAACQVWDDALKMGEEYGFRNAQVTVLAPTGTIGLVMDCDTTGIEPDFTLVKFKKLAGGGNLKIINQSIPVALKRLGYSEKEIDDIVKYTIGTGSFKDAPYINYGSLLNAGLAYEDIKEMEAKLKGSYSLHDAVSVRTLGVNFIEKLGIPKEKYERKDFHLLKELGFTDKEIAAASLFVCGNLSIEGAPHLKEEHLPIFDTANKNGYNGKRFIHPMGHIRQMAAAQPFITGAISKTVNFPNETTIEEIDKCYYQSWKLGLKSISIYRDGSKYSQPLTSTSDDKKTDSSSKEGERLYSIDELTQEQVLQAAQKLIAQTEDTKFKRELSRIVEKKRLPSKRKGFTQKAKIGGQTIFVRTGEYSDGTLGEVFIDMHKEGASFRSMLNSFAIAISIGLQYGVPLEEYVEKFTFTRFDPSGNVDHPNIKYATSIIDYVFRLLGFEYLNRTDLVQVPPEALEQIQNPTISLSNETQQSIESHEHEHIQKPVLTSTPNTKDAKAYKPQEGYLSNMMGDAPPCDLCGHITVRNGTCYKCLNCGNSLGCS